One segment of Mus caroli chromosome 6, CAROLI_EIJ_v1.1, whole genome shotgun sequence DNA contains the following:
- the Smim30 gene encoding small integral membrane protein 30, which translates to MNSVCTQLILVLTSLLLSLPAVEAVEAGDAIALLLAVVLSITGICACLGIYARKRNGQM; encoded by the coding sequence ATGAACTCAGTTTGCACACAGTTGATCTTAGTCCTCACGTCGCTGCTTTTGAGCCTGCCTGCTGTTGAAGCAGTAGAAGCTGGAGATGCGATTGCACTCTTATTAGCTGTGGTTCTCAGCATTACAGGCATCTGTGCTTGCTTGGGGATATATGCAAGAAAGCGAAATGGACAGATGTGA